GGTGGTGGCCTCCAGGAACAGGATGCGCACGGGCGTGTGACCGGCCCGCACCTGCCGCAGGGCCGGGAGCACCTCGTCGAACCCCGGGCCGGTGCCGACGGCGAGCGCCACCTTCTCGTACTCGCCACCCGGCGTGGAGGCCAGCTCGGCGACCTTCGGGATGAGCTGCGGCGGGAGGTTGTCGATGACGAACCAGGCCATGTCCTCGAGGTGGTTCGCGGCCTCGGACCGCCCGGCGCCGGAGAGCCCGGCGATGACGATGAACTCGCTCACGTGTCCTGCCTGCACCTCGCTGGGCTCACGTGCCCGACCGTAGTGGCCGCTCAGTCCGATCGTCGGCACCGCAGCAGGAGCAGGCGCGGGATCGTCGCGGCCGCCTCGTACTCCGACGCTCGTGCGAGGAACCCCGGCGGAGGCGCGGGCTCCTCCATCCGTGTGAGCACGAGCCCCGCGTCCGCGAGCGCGTTGACGTACCGGCTGAGCGGCCGGTGGATGAAGGGGATGAAGACGTCCTTCTCCACCTCCTCCACCGATTCGTCCTCGACGAGGTAGGGACCGATCCTCCAGTACTGCTCGGGCGGGTCGAGGATCTGGTCGTCGATCCAGCCGCTGCCCGGGGTCTGGAGCAGCGGGTGGTTGAGGAAGAACAGGAACCGCCCGCCCGGTCGGAGCACCCGCGCGACCTCGGCGATGGCG
This portion of the Actinomarinicola tropica genome encodes:
- a CDS encoding class I SAM-dependent methyltransferase: MAEHDEDLWEAHAGWWQDGFSEGADPEYEEQILPLAAEHMAGAVDVLDIGCGEGQIARLAVRGGARRVVGVDPTWAQVVEAERRGGGPVYARAGAAALPFADASFDTAVACLVFEHIVDVDDAIAEVARVLRPGGRFLFFLNHPLLQTPGSGWIDDQILDPPEQYWRIGPYLVEDESVEEVEKDVFIPFIHRPLSRYVNALADAGLVLTRMEEPAPPPGFLARASEYEAAATIPRLLLLRCRRSD